The following proteins are encoded in a genomic region of Nocardioides renjunii:
- a CDS encoding alpha/beta fold hydrolase yields the protein MPFVTADDGAQIFYKDWGTDGTPVLLSHGWPLNADAWESTARYLAEHGHRAIAHDRRGHGRSTQTWHGNEMDTYADDLACLIDALDLADLTLVGHSTGGGEVVHYVGRHGTARVAKLVLVSAVPPLMLRSDDNPEGLPVEVFDEIRAGEAANRSQLYRDLADGPFFGHNRNDVAQGFRDAFWLQSMACGHRAAFECIAAFSATDFRPDLDKVDIPTLVVHGDDDQIVPFEVGGKRSAEMVEGAVLKVYEGSGHALPDTDRDRLHTDLLEFINA from the coding sequence ATGCCCTTCGTGACCGCCGACGACGGCGCCCAGATCTTCTACAAGGACTGGGGCACAGACGGCACCCCAGTTCTGCTCAGCCACGGCTGGCCACTCAACGCCGACGCCTGGGAGTCCACCGCCCGCTACCTCGCCGAGCACGGGCACCGGGCGATCGCACACGACCGACGAGGACACGGTCGCTCCACCCAGACCTGGCACGGCAACGAGATGGACACCTACGCCGACGACCTGGCCTGTCTGATCGATGCGCTCGACCTCGCAGACCTGACGCTGGTCGGCCACTCCACCGGCGGTGGCGAGGTCGTGCACTACGTGGGCCGACACGGAACAGCTCGAGTCGCCAAGCTGGTCCTTGTCTCGGCCGTGCCCCCACTCATGCTCCGGAGCGACGACAACCCCGAAGGTCTTCCTGTCGAGGTGTTCGACGAGATCCGCGCCGGCGAGGCCGCCAACCGGTCCCAGCTCTATCGCGACCTGGCCGACGGCCCCTTCTTCGGCCACAACCGCAACGACGTGGCCCAAGGCTTCCGGGACGCTTTCTGGCTGCAGAGCATGGCGTGCGGGCACCGGGCCGCCTTCGAGTGCATCGCCGCCTTCTCGGCCACCGACTTCAGACCCGACCTGGACAAGGTCGACATCCCCACCTTGGTCGTCCACGGCGACGACGACCAGATCGTCCCGTTCGAGGTGGGCGGCAAGCGTTCCGCGGAGATGGTGGAGGGCGCCGTGCTCAAGGTCTACGAAGGAAGCGGCCACGCGCTGCCGGACACCGACCGCGACCGCCTCCACACCGACCTGCTCGAGTTCATCAACGCCTGA
- a CDS encoding alpha/beta hydrolase: protein MDDTTHETIVLVHGLWMTPRSWEHWVTYYEARGHTVLTPGYPGFDIEVEGLRANPQIIADLTVPETVDHIAAVIQSLPAPPIIMGHSFGGTLTQLLLARGLGSAGVVIDSAPTEGVRVNPISQARSLFPALKNPANRRKAVGFTPEEFHYAFTNTLSEEDSRAVWDRYHIPAPGSWVWEFGLFANFKPGHQDTWVDYSADRAPLLFLSGSEDHIMPPSVNKSNAKHYHKSPAVTNYYEFEGRDHWTCAAPGWEAVADHALAWAQDHARGPKAAVPDA from the coding sequence ATGGACGACACGACCCACGAGACCATCGTCCTCGTGCACGGACTGTGGATGACCCCCCGCAGCTGGGAGCACTGGGTGACCTACTACGAAGCCAGAGGCCACACCGTGCTCACTCCCGGCTACCCGGGCTTCGACATCGAGGTCGAGGGCCTGCGGGCCAACCCCCAGATCATCGCGGACCTGACCGTCCCGGAGACGGTCGACCACATCGCCGCGGTGATCCAGTCGCTACCCGCGCCGCCGATCATCATGGGCCACTCCTTCGGCGGCACCCTCACCCAGCTCCTGCTGGCGCGCGGGCTCGGGTCGGCAGGCGTCGTCATCGACTCGGCCCCCACCGAGGGCGTGCGGGTCAATCCGATCTCTCAGGCCAGGTCGCTCTTCCCGGCGCTCAAGAACCCCGCGAACCGCCGCAAGGCCGTCGGCTTCACCCCCGAGGAGTTCCACTACGCCTTCACTAACACCCTCTCCGAGGAGGACTCCCGAGCCGTCTGGGACCGCTACCACATCCCCGCTCCCGGGAGCTGGGTCTGGGAGTTCGGTCTGTTCGCGAACTTCAAGCCCGGCCACCAGGACACGTGGGTCGACTACAGCGCCGACCGGGCACCGTTGCTGTTCCTCAGCGGATCGGAGGACCACATCATGCCGCCCTCGGTGAACAAGTCGAACGCCAAGCACTACCACAAGTCCCCCGCGGTGACCAACTACTACGAGTTCGAGGGTCGCGACCACTGGACGTGTGCCGCGCCGGGGTGGGAGGCCGTCGCCGACCACGCCCTGGCATGGGCGCAGGACCACGCACGCGGCCCGAAGGCGGCAGTCCCCGACGCCTGA
- a CDS encoding winged helix-turn-helix transcriptional regulator: MNLEGALAHRDNRPVGAYCSIERALDVLSTRSAMLVLREAFYGATRFEEFAARADLTDATTAARLRDLVRTGILDTRPYQEPGQRRRHEYVLTPAGNDLMPALFALLQWANRHDPPPYPPQLTHHQCGQPVSIEARCEAGHPVTTDDITVTAAGPFGLDDPIAPDG; this comes from the coding sequence ATGAACCTCGAGGGGGCGCTCGCCCATCGTGACAACAGACCCGTGGGTGCCTACTGCTCCATCGAGCGAGCCCTCGACGTGCTGAGCACTCGATCCGCCATGCTGGTGCTGCGCGAGGCGTTCTACGGGGCCACTCGCTTCGAGGAGTTCGCCGCCCGCGCCGACCTCACGGACGCCACCACCGCGGCCCGCCTCCGCGACCTCGTCCGAACCGGCATCCTGGACACACGCCCATACCAGGAACCCGGCCAGCGCCGTCGGCACGAGTACGTCCTGACACCAGCCGGGAACGACCTGATGCCTGCGCTGTTCGCGCTGCTCCAGTGGGCCAACCGCCACGACCCCCCGCCGTACCCCCCGCAGCTCACCCACCACCAGTGCGGCCAACCCGTCAGCATCGAGGCCCGCTGCGAGGCAGGACACCCGGTGACGACGGACGACATCACCGTGACGGCTGCAGGCCCCTTCGGGCTGGACGATCCCATCGCGCCGGACGGCTAG
- a CDS encoding alpha/beta fold hydrolase, translated as MLSRPLSAVVLALVLVGVLLGAAGAASPPGERARASAHDSGPDGPHRAKPTVVLVHGAFADSSGWSQVAAQLMDQGYPVLAFSNPLRGPGADGEYLRTFLSTVEGPIVLVGHSYGGVVISNAATGNPDVKSLVYVAAYAPAEGESVAEANHLGGGDTVVTDHLVLRPFPGAAEGDADAYIDPAWFPRLFAQDLPRRTARFMAATQRPGALAALGLPSGPPAWAEIPSWYMVATQDRIIPPEAERAMAERAGAQVVEVDSSHVVMMSHPRAVTKLIQRAAR; from the coding sequence ATGTTGTCCCGTCCGTTGAGCGCAGTGGTGCTGGCGCTGGTGCTGGTGGGAGTGCTGCTCGGCGCCGCAGGAGCGGCATCGCCACCGGGGGAGCGCGCGCGTGCTTCCGCCCACGACAGCGGCCCGGACGGGCCGCACCGCGCCAAGCCGACCGTGGTGCTGGTCCACGGCGCTTTCGCGGACTCCAGCGGCTGGAGTCAGGTCGCCGCCCAGCTGATGGACCAGGGTTATCCAGTGCTGGCGTTCTCGAACCCGCTGCGCGGACCCGGCGCCGACGGTGAGTACCTCCGGACGTTCCTGAGCACCGTCGAGGGCCCGATCGTCCTGGTCGGTCATTCCTACGGCGGCGTGGTGATCAGCAACGCGGCGACCGGCAACCCTGACGTGAAGTCGCTGGTGTACGTCGCCGCGTACGCTCCGGCAGAGGGTGAGAGCGTCGCGGAGGCCAACCACCTGGGCGGTGGGGACACGGTCGTGACAGACCACCTGGTGCTGCGGCCGTTCCCCGGGGCGGCGGAGGGGGACGCCGACGCCTACATCGACCCTGCGTGGTTCCCCCGGCTCTTCGCCCAAGACCTGCCGCGAAGGACCGCTCGCTTCATGGCGGCGACCCAGCGCCCGGGGGCCCTGGCCGCGCTCGGGCTTCCCTCCGGGCCTCCGGCATGGGCTGAGATCCCGAGCTGGTACATGGTGGCCACCCAGGACCGCATCATCCCGCCGGAGGCCGAACGGGCCATGGCGGAGCGGGCCGGTGCGCAGGTGGTGGAGGTGGACAGCTCGCACGTGGTGATGATGAGTCACCCGCGAGCGGTCACGAAGCTGATCCAGCGAGCCGCACGGTAG
- a CDS encoding ATP-binding protein: protein MSGAARVTLTLSPEPVAASRARHAVREALTESGAEHLLDAAQLVVSELVTNAVVHAGTPVHVRVTAETDAVRVEVEDASPHLPAERSRTVTAGTGRGLKLVTEQADRWDVVATGEGKIVWFEIGVLSVPFAGHRRPATPPPRVTPVVLRHVPLLMHWAWQEHAAALLREYLLFRLDKDDAAIDDHAAASTALNVLDAQLPRPELPEDPDALLATVVEPQATCDEVVVLVPTVSVHHFVVLDDLLERAIAAAHDGRLLSAPIQPEIRQMRAWLCAQVGKQAAHGPPTPWRPAANPGVDIGDVLDRRPAYARLLAPDSLALVTSDAHVILAVSPRLVSFLRYRESSELLGRRVLAVVPPRFHQAHVAGATLHATNGRDVLLHQWVSVPVVRADGGESLVELHVEPQHVGDERVFVAEFREL, encoded by the coding sequence ATGTCCGGTGCCGCGAGAGTCACGCTGACGCTGTCGCCTGAGCCGGTTGCGGCCAGCCGCGCGCGCCATGCCGTGCGGGAGGCGTTGACCGAGTCGGGTGCTGAGCACCTGCTCGACGCGGCGCAGCTGGTCGTGTCCGAACTGGTGACGAACGCCGTCGTGCATGCGGGCACGCCCGTCCACGTGCGTGTCACCGCGGAGACCGATGCGGTGCGCGTCGAGGTGGAGGACGCCAGCCCGCACCTCCCGGCCGAGCGGAGCAGAACGGTCACAGCCGGCACGGGCCGCGGTCTCAAGCTCGTCACGGAGCAAGCCGACCGCTGGGACGTCGTAGCCACCGGCGAAGGCAAGATCGTCTGGTTCGAGATCGGAGTTCTCTCCGTCCCGTTCGCGGGACACCGGAGGCCCGCCACGCCGCCACCGCGAGTGACGCCGGTGGTCCTGCGTCACGTTCCGCTGCTGATGCACTGGGCATGGCAGGAACATGCGGCGGCACTGTTGCGCGAGTACCTGTTGTTCCGCCTGGACAAGGACGACGCGGCGATCGACGACCACGCGGCCGCGAGCACTGCACTCAACGTGCTGGACGCCCAGCTGCCCAGACCGGAGCTCCCGGAGGATCCCGACGCCCTGCTGGCAACCGTCGTGGAGCCGCAGGCCACGTGCGACGAGGTGGTCGTGCTGGTCCCGACCGTCTCGGTGCATCACTTCGTGGTGTTGGACGACCTCCTGGAGCGGGCCATCGCAGCCGCGCACGACGGTCGACTGCTCAGTGCGCCCATCCAGCCGGAGATCCGTCAGATGCGTGCCTGGCTCTGCGCCCAGGTGGGCAAGCAAGCAGCGCACGGACCGCCCACCCCGTGGCGGCCCGCCGCGAATCCCGGCGTTGACATCGGTGACGTCCTCGACCGTCGGCCGGCGTACGCGCGGCTCCTCGCTCCGGACTCGCTCGCACTGGTCACGAGCGACGCCCACGTCATCCTCGCCGTCTCCCCACGCCTGGTGAGCTTCCTGCGCTACCGCGAGTCGTCCGAGCTCCTCGGACGACGCGTGCTGGCGGTGGTTCCTCCCCGGTTCCATCAGGCCCACGTCGCCGGTGCCACGCTGCACGCCACCAACGGGCGTGACGTGCTGCTGCACCAGTGGGTGTCGGTTCCCGTTGTTCGCGCCGACGGCGGGGAGTCCCTCGTGGAGCTGCACGTGGAGCCACAGCACGTGGGTGACGAACGCGTCTTCGTCGCCGAGTTCCGGGAGCTGTGA
- a CDS encoding serine hydrolase domain-containing protein yields the protein MTAVLAPATDVSTAGAAPPSTSSPAGAAPRAAEISTGALDRLVQRLRTDGKAVAVTAELRRGARTWTFDAGRARRAPARTVQPGSSFRAASVTKQLVAVLALQLVEKGTWTLDTTIGDVDPGLWPGREAITVRQLLSHTSGMPDHLGAVVAEATTGRKFVRAISRRSTDQEIIALGRSLPWAAEPGTFSYSNTGYVVVGQMLERATGTSVRRLVERRILRPVGMTDSAFAVSKSSPRPGLHEYARWPGRTLDLRSFEPSLFSSAGALVSTARDLNEFRRALEAGELIGKRWVRVMQHPLTDQGYGLGSYRLPSPCSSGPRWVHGHDGGSFGTLTFSVGLGGNRQLTIAMTGRGYTEDTITSQSRLLQKFAYTALAATCADDRKDRRKDRRPGGAPEWPQLLDVVAARAPAS from the coding sequence ATGACTGCTGTGCTCGCACCGGCGACCGACGTGTCGACGGCCGGCGCCGCCCCGCCTAGCACCTCGTCACCGGCCGGCGCTGCTCCTCGCGCCGCTGAGATCTCGACCGGCGCACTGGACCGGCTGGTCCAACGCCTCCGCACGGACGGCAAGGCCGTCGCTGTCACCGCCGAGCTGCGCCGCGGCGCCCGGACGTGGACGTTCGACGCCGGTCGAGCCCGCCGGGCACCTGCCCGGACGGTGCAGCCAGGCAGCAGCTTCCGAGCCGCCAGCGTCACCAAGCAGCTCGTCGCGGTCCTCGCGCTGCAGCTCGTCGAGAAGGGGACGTGGACCCTCGACACCACCATCGGCGACGTCGACCCGGGCCTGTGGCCCGGCCGGGAGGCGATCACCGTTCGCCAGCTGCTGAGCCACACCAGCGGCATGCCTGACCACCTCGGCGCGGTCGTCGCGGAGGCGACGACCGGTCGGAAGTTCGTGCGCGCCATCTCGCGGCGCTCGACCGACCAGGAGATCATCGCCCTGGGACGAAGCCTGCCGTGGGCGGCCGAGCCGGGCACCTTCTCCTACAGCAACACCGGCTACGTCGTGGTCGGCCAGATGCTCGAACGGGCCACCGGCACATCGGTCCGCCGTCTCGTCGAGCGACGGATCCTGCGACCGGTCGGCATGACGGACAGCGCCTTCGCCGTGAGCAAGAGCTCTCCACGGCCGGGCCTGCACGAGTACGCCCGATGGCCAGGACGCACCCTCGACCTCCGCTCGTTCGAGCCGTCCCTCTTCTCCTCGGCCGGGGCACTGGTGTCCACCGCCCGCGACCTCAACGAGTTCCGACGCGCGCTCGAAGCCGGCGAACTCATCGGCAAGCGATGGGTACGCGTCATGCAGCATCCGCTGACCGACCAGGGCTACGGACTCGGCAGCTACCGCCTGCCGAGCCCCTGCTCGTCCGGGCCGCGGTGGGTGCATGGTCACGACGGCGGGTCGTTCGGCACACTGACGTTCTCGGTCGGGCTCGGCGGCAACCGGCAGCTCACCATCGCCATGACCGGCCGCGGCTACACCGAGGACACGATCACCTCCCAGAGCCGTCTGCTGCAGAAGTTCGCCTACACCGCGCTGGCCGCCACCTGCGCCGACGACCGCAAGGACCGGCGGAAGGACCGGCGCCCGGGCGGGGCTCCTGAGTGGCCGCAGCTCCTGGACGTGGTGGCCGCGCGGGCCCCCGCCTCCTGA
- a CDS encoding M36 family metallopeptidase, with product MHLNSRVGGVGAALVTLSRAAALAPFTSSASSAGSPPAGPPGGGAGFQGEDSASRDKDVRDGRAAPTARQRSALDDLDATARWNKLGTPAVLMATDTPLATGLPADPETAALEFLAGTRDVLGLTARGAESVEVLASRPLGEDADVVIVRQQFGDLAAGVDGIAAVGMRNGSVLYVSSSLARDAAAPAPATLTEADAQGLAARDAGIADPVVLGTTEVAVPVPGAAARAAFQVVLRSEDDETAGFASYVDARSGEVLVREDLVDHDADNPEWEVFPSSPPVDYSSRDTRVTWCWTPLTGCEETVGTSASLPWDVDPTTNQPTFTTLGNNAIAVENRNSNNSRTVGTETATPSPTRDYADPWTNQWYEEGCDPATFGSPQNVDLDAARANLFAMHNRMHDWSYHLGFVESTWNMQKDNLGRGGLGGDYEQGNAQAGAVSGGPPTFAARNNANQFTPPDGQAPITNMYMWQPIAGSFYAPCVDGDYDMSVIGHEYGHAITNRMIAGPSGGVSSPQGMSESWSDQLAMEYLHEHGYAAPGLQAFTIGQYTTGDAVAGIRNYNMSRSPLNYTDIGYDVTGPQVHADGEIWTATNFDIRQAFIARYGAGDAALNKSCANGQTPVSGCPGNRRWMQLVFDSFLLMANSQVSQVDSRNAMLAADLLRFNGANQDILWNAFAARGLGEGATSAGNADPDPTPSFRSAYASESAVTFAPRDERGRLVRGAQLYVGHYQARAVPVADTDPTTALPDRVEMVPGNYEFVARAPGHGHARIPLTALSAGRAKTLAPRMDTNLASVTNGAAVEGTGTDLVNLVDDEEGTQWAALGAPVAQQHVVVDLAGTKRQDVRRVQVSTHLRPARTNPDGTPAEPSQSRYSALRQFEVWSCSIARGVDCDEQDEFTRVFLSPEDAFPATAPRPRAPDLVIRSFDIRRTKATHLWLQVVTNQCTGGPEYAGEQDQDPRAVTDCSAGSDQDLNVRATEFQAFGR from the coding sequence ATGCACCTCAATTCTCGGGTCGGAGGAGTCGGCGCTGCCCTCGTGACGCTCTCCCGGGCAGCAGCTCTCGCACCGTTCACCTCGTCGGCCTCCTCGGCCGGTTCACCACCAGCGGGTCCACCCGGCGGAGGCGCCGGCTTCCAGGGTGAGGACTCCGCGTCCCGCGACAAGGACGTCCGTGACGGCCGGGCCGCGCCCACCGCCCGGCAGCGGTCCGCGCTGGACGACCTCGACGCCACGGCCCGCTGGAACAAGCTCGGCACACCGGCGGTGCTGATGGCCACCGACACGCCCCTCGCGACGGGGCTTCCCGCCGACCCCGAGACAGCCGCGCTCGAGTTCCTCGCCGGGACCCGCGACGTCCTGGGTCTCACCGCGCGGGGCGCCGAGTCGGTCGAGGTGCTCGCCAGCCGCCCGCTGGGTGAGGACGCCGACGTGGTGATCGTGCGCCAGCAGTTCGGCGACCTCGCCGCCGGTGTCGACGGCATCGCCGCCGTGGGGATGCGCAACGGCTCAGTGCTCTACGTCAGCTCGTCGCTGGCGCGCGACGCGGCGGCGCCGGCGCCGGCCACCCTGACGGAAGCCGACGCCCAGGGCCTCGCCGCGCGCGACGCCGGCATCGCCGACCCCGTCGTCCTCGGCACGACCGAGGTCGCCGTACCGGTGCCGGGGGCCGCGGCCCGCGCCGCCTTCCAGGTGGTGCTGCGTTCGGAGGACGACGAGACCGCCGGCTTCGCCAGCTATGTCGACGCGCGCTCCGGCGAGGTGCTGGTCCGCGAGGACCTCGTCGACCACGACGCCGACAACCCCGAGTGGGAGGTGTTCCCGAGCAGCCCGCCGGTGGACTACTCCTCCCGCGACACCCGGGTGACGTGGTGCTGGACGCCGCTGACGGGGTGTGAGGAGACGGTCGGCACCAGCGCCTCGCTGCCCTGGGACGTCGACCCGACGACCAACCAGCCGACGTTCACCACGCTCGGCAACAACGCCATCGCGGTCGAGAACCGCAACAGCAACAACTCCCGCACCGTCGGCACCGAGACGGCGACACCGTCGCCGACCCGCGACTACGCCGACCCGTGGACCAACCAGTGGTACGAGGAGGGGTGTGACCCCGCGACGTTCGGCTCCCCGCAGAACGTCGACCTCGACGCCGCCCGCGCGAACCTCTTCGCCATGCACAACCGCATGCACGACTGGTCCTACCACCTCGGCTTCGTCGAGAGCACCTGGAACATGCAGAAGGACAACCTCGGCCGGGGTGGTCTCGGTGGTGACTACGAGCAGGGCAACGCCCAGGCCGGCGCCGTCTCGGGCGGTCCGCCGACCTTCGCCGCACGCAACAACGCCAACCAGTTCACCCCGCCCGACGGCCAGGCGCCGATCACCAACATGTACATGTGGCAGCCGATCGCCGGCTCCTTCTACGCCCCGTGCGTCGACGGCGACTACGACATGAGCGTCATCGGCCACGAGTACGGCCACGCGATCACCAACCGGATGATCGCCGGACCGAGCGGCGGCGTCAGCTCGCCGCAGGGCATGAGCGAGAGCTGGAGCGACCAGCTGGCCATGGAGTACCTCCACGAGCACGGCTACGCCGCCCCGGGACTCCAGGCCTTCACGATCGGCCAGTACACGACCGGCGACGCCGTGGCCGGCATCCGCAACTACAACATGAGCCGGAGCCCGCTCAACTACACCGACATCGGCTACGACGTCACCGGACCGCAGGTGCACGCCGACGGTGAGATCTGGACCGCGACCAACTTCGACATCCGGCAGGCCTTCATCGCCCGGTACGGCGCCGGCGACGCGGCCCTCAACAAGTCGTGCGCCAACGGGCAGACCCCGGTCAGCGGCTGCCCGGGCAACCGGCGCTGGATGCAGCTGGTGTTCGACTCGTTCCTGCTGATGGCCAACAGCCAGGTCAGCCAGGTCGACTCCCGCAACGCGATGCTGGCCGCGGACCTGCTCCGCTTCAACGGCGCCAACCAGGACATCCTCTGGAACGCCTTCGCTGCTCGGGGCCTCGGCGAGGGCGCCACCAGCGCCGGCAACGCCGACCCCGACCCCACGCCGAGCTTCCGGTCGGCGTACGCCAGCGAGTCGGCGGTCACCTTCGCTCCGCGCGACGAGCGCGGCCGCCTGGTGCGCGGTGCCCAGCTCTACGTGGGCCACTACCAGGCACGGGCCGTGCCGGTGGCCGACACCGACCCGACCACGGCGCTGCCCGACCGGGTGGAGATGGTGCCGGGCAACTACGAGTTCGTGGCCCGCGCCCCCGGCCACGGCCACGCCCGCATCCCGCTGACGGCGCTCTCCGCCGGCCGGGCCAAGACACTTGCACCGCGGATGGACACCAACCTGGCGTCCGTCACCAACGGCGCGGCGGTCGAGGGCACGGGCACCGACCTGGTCAACCTCGTCGACGACGAGGAGGGCACCCAGTGGGCGGCCCTGGGCGCTCCGGTCGCGCAGCAGCACGTGGTCGTCGACCTGGCCGGCACCAAGCGTCAGGACGTGCGGCGGGTGCAGGTCAGCACCCACCTGCGGCCCGCACGCACCAACCCGGACGGGACCCCGGCCGAGCCGAGCCAGAGCCGCTACTCGGCCCTGCGTCAGTTCGAGGTGTGGTCGTGCTCCATCGCCCGCGGGGTCGACTGCGACGAGCAGGACGAGTTCACCCGGGTGTTCCTCAGCCCGGAGGACGCGTTCCCGGCCACGGCCCCGCGGCCGCGGGCGCCGGACCTCGTCATCCGGTCGTTCGACATCCGACGCACCAAGGCGACCCACCTGTGGCTCCAGGTCGTCACCAACCAGTGCACCGGAGGTCCGGAGTACGCCGGTGAGCAGGACCAGGACCCGCGCGCCGTGACCGACTGCTCGGCGGGCAGCGACCAGGACCTGAACGTACGGGCGACGGAGTTCCAGGCCTTCGGCCGCTGA
- a CDS encoding 2'-5' RNA ligase family protein, which translates to MLDHHWGWRPEWTEDRPCLYWYLSFDPAQVARAVPSALLDSISDTSWLEPIPLRWMHLTLCEVAFVDEVTDGQVDEAVRSITRRLPALDLTALTVGPPGGMGSAVVLGARPRQQLARLQQRLCAHTQDALGLTTDHTVEDDFQPHVSLGYVNRSVAAAEVQELTSRHSDFEAELPVSCLILAEVTRNRTHYEWTVRAAVRPPGAVARHGAGRQTTG; encoded by the coding sequence ATGCTCGACCACCACTGGGGCTGGCGGCCGGAGTGGACCGAGGACCGGCCCTGCTTGTACTGGTACCTGTCCTTCGACCCGGCTCAGGTGGCCCGGGCAGTCCCGTCCGCGCTCCTGGACTCGATCAGTGACACATCGTGGCTCGAGCCGATCCCTCTCCGCTGGATGCACCTGACCTTGTGCGAGGTCGCCTTCGTCGACGAGGTGACCGACGGTCAGGTCGACGAGGCGGTCCGGAGCATCACGCGACGTCTCCCGGCGCTCGACCTCACTGCGCTCACGGTGGGACCCCCCGGGGGGATGGGCAGCGCGGTCGTGCTGGGAGCCCGGCCACGGCAGCAGCTCGCACGATTGCAGCAGAGGCTGTGCGCGCACACCCAGGATGCTCTCGGCCTGACCACGGACCACACGGTCGAGGACGACTTCCAGCCACACGTGAGCCTGGGTTACGTCAATCGCTCCGTGGCGGCAGCCGAGGTCCAGGAGCTCACGTCGCGACACAGCGACTTCGAGGCCGAGCTCCCGGTCTCGTGCCTGATCCTGGCCGAGGTGACGCGCAACCGCACGCACTACGAATGGACGGTGCGAGCCGCGGTCCGCCCGCCTGGTGCGGTCGCCCGTCACGGTGCGGGTCGGCAGACGACGGGCTGA